A section of the Schistosoma haematobium chromosome ZW, whole genome shotgun sequence genome encodes:
- a CDS encoding hypothetical protein (EggNog:ENOG410V8IG~COG:T), giving the protein MPRPTEVTTLRSFLGMIGYYSMFVPQMYKLRQPLNQLLMANTTWHWTKECQDSFDEIKRILSSKLLLTHYNPKLEIIVAADASNYGIGAVISHRFPDGKEKPIAHASRTLNSAERKYSQIEKEGLALVFAVKKFHKMIYGRRFTLLTDHKPLLSIFGSKAGIPAYTANRLQRWAITLLAYDFQILYKSTEKFGQADALSRLIANQKQESEDSIIATISLENDIHHILQVAIEATPLSSEDIRRYTQEDDELKQIISYLEHGWPAHIDDKNIEQYSHRRNSLSLVDGCLMFGNRVIVPTNLRRKVMSQLHAAHPGVARMKALARGYVYWPNIDAQIKEYVETCSACAKAIKAPRKTEMQSWGTPTNPWSRVHVDFAGPINGKQYLVMVDAFSKWPGIHYVKSLSTKATIEKLRQVFSCFGCPDVLVSDNGPQFTSAEFSKFCISNAVRHIKTPPYHPQSNGLVERFVDTFKRALLKAEGEGEMEEVIQRFLQTYRATPNPATNNQESPAEAIFGRKIRIPMEQMKPKLRANLRKNKRMEQQFNKRHGALPRMFKVGQAVITRDFTGVKPTWKFGIIIRKKGKVIYEVKVGQKIWVRHANQIQPTRQERETENATKSNIPINILTESNNEIKNDPNNNETCETLPRRSQRIRRKPNRIKINPKDHYYL; this is encoded by the coding sequence ATGCCCAGACCGACTGAGGTTACAACCCTTCGTTCATTCTTGGGGATGATTGGTTATTATAGTATGTTCGTACCCCAAATGTATAAATTGCGACAACCATTAAATCAACTCTTGATGGCTAATACAACATGGCACTGGACAAAAGAATGCCAAGATTCTTtcgatgaaataaaaaggattttaTCTTCTAAACTGTTGCTGACTCATTATAATCCAAAGCTTGAAATAATTGTAGCCGCCGATGCTTCAAACTATGGAATTGGAGCCGTTATCAGTCATCGTTTTCCTGATGGTAAAGAAAAGCCAATTGCTCATGCATCCCGAACTCTTAACTCAGCCGAGCGAAAATATAGCCAGATTGAGAAGGAAGGATTAGCCTTAGTTTTTGCAGtaaagaaatttcataaaatgatttatggtcGTCGATTTACGCTTTTAACAGACCACAAACCGCTTTTATCTATATTTGGATCGAAGGCAGGTATTCCTGCTTATACAGCGAATCGATTACAACGCTGGGCTATTACGTTGCTTGCTTATGATTTCCAAATCCtatataaatcaactgaaaagtttGGGCAAGCTGATGCTTTATCTCGATTAATTGCGAATCAGAAGCAGGAAAGTGAAGATTCTATTATCGCAACGATATCGTTGGAAAATGATATTCACCATATACTGCAAGTTGCCATAGAAGCAACACCATTATCCTCTGAAGATATTAGACGCTATACTCAAGAAGATGATGAATTGAAGCAGATTATTAGTTACCTCGAACATGGTTGGCCTGCCCATATAGAcgacaaaaatattgaacagtattCCCACCGTCGGAATTCCCTGTCACTTGTGGATGGATGCTTGATGTTTGGGAATCGAGTAATTGTACCCACAAATTTACGCCGTAAGGTGATGTCACAACTGCATGCCGCACACCCGGGGGTAGCAAGGATGAAGGCACTTGCACGTGGATATGTATATTGGCCGAATATTGACGCTCAGATCAAAGAGTATGTTGAGACATGTTCTGCGTGTGCAAAAGCTATCAAAGCCCCTCGTAAGACAGAAATGCAGAGTTGGGGGACACCAACAAATCCATGGTCAAGAGTACACGTAGATTTCGCCGGTCCCATAAACGGGAAACAGTACTTAGTGATGGTTGATGCTTTTTCAAAATGGCCAGGGATCCACTACGTTAAATCTCTTTCGACAAAAGCCACTATCGAAAAACTGAGACAAGTGTTCAGCTGTTTTGGGTGTCCAGACGTATTGGTGTCTGATAATGGGCCACAGTTCACCTCCGctgaattctcgaagttctgcaTCTCAAATGCAGTTAGGCATATAAAGACACCCCCATATCATCCACAGTCAAACGGTCTAGTTGAGAGGTTCGTAGATACATTTAAAAGAGCATTACTTAAAGCTGAGGGAGAAGGGGAAATGGAAGAGGTGATTCAAAGATTTCTACAAACCTACAGAGCAACACCAAACCCAGcaacaaataatcaagaaagCCCAGCAGAAGCAATTTTTGGCAGAAAGATTAGAATACCTATGGAGCAAATGAAACCAAAGCTTAGAGCCAACCTCCGAAAGAACAAACGAATGGAACAGCAATTCAACAAGCGGCATGGTGCATTGCCCAGAATGTTTAAGGTGGGACAAGCGGTAATAACAAGAGATTTCACGGGAGTAAAGCCAACTTGGAAGTTTGGCATAATAATACGAAAAAAAGGGAAAGTTATCTACGAAGTAAAAGTTGGACAAAAGATATGGGTGAGACATGCAAACCAGATACAGCCAACCAGACAAGAACGAGAGACAGAAAATGCTACAAAGTCGAATataccaataaatatattaactgagtcgaataatgaaattaaaaatgatccGAATAATAACGAGACGTGTGAAACACTCCCAAGGAGGTCGCAGCGCATCAGACGAAAACCCaatcgaataaaaataaatcctaaGGATCATTATTATCTCTGA